The Desulfuromonas versatilis genome has a segment encoding these proteins:
- a CDS encoding transposase gives MDCRQIEKIKSEAAAKRLLSKECWNSKKRICPRCSERKIYKLLDKRYRCKGCGYTFHDFTGRWINKCNLSCLQWIKIIGLFESECSILGIAKSLKISYNTAYKAVTHLRLSILSHSHNWQQWASNIETSAASHRIGSWKNAPKETFPPVFGAIKNGDQIISEYLPCLTVEDVLSLGLRLIRRNNLIYSSSFENYHSIFFYGLFDHENFDSIEFSRVKFHQELHDFWRYVAKRLCVGVSANKFPLFYKEIEYRYNNKGKISEEIVRFLCDHIPETIAK, from the coding sequence ATGGACTGTAGGCAGATTGAGAAAATTAAGTCCGAAGCAGCAGCGAAAAGGCTTCTCAGTAAGGAGTGTTGGAATAGCAAAAAACGTATTTGCCCAAGATGCAGCGAACGTAAGATATATAAACTTTTAGATAAAAGATACAGATGCAAAGGGTGTGGGTACACCTTTCACGATTTCACTGGAAGGTGGATCAATAAATGCAACTTGTCTTGCCTTCAGTGGATTAAGATAATAGGGCTTTTTGAGTCTGAATGTTCCATCCTTGGAATTGCAAAATCTCTCAAGATATCCTATAATACTGCCTATAAAGCTGTTACTCATCTTCGTTTATCCATTTTATCGCACTCTCATAATTGGCAGCAGTGGGCCTCTAATATAGAAACCAGTGCTGCCAGTCACAGAATCGGATCATGGAAGAATGCCCCCAAAGAAACGTTTCCTCCTGTTTTTGGGGCTATCAAAAATGGTGATCAGATTATCTCAGAATACCTACCGTGTCTCACTGTTGAAGATGTTTTAAGTCTAGGCCTAAGACTAATTAGACGAAATAACCTAATCTATTCCAGTTCCTTTGAGAATTATCATAGTATCTTTTTTTATGGTTTGTTTGATCATGAAAATTTTGACAGTATTGAATTTTCTAGGGTTAAATTTCACCAGGAATTGCATGATTTTTGGCGGTACGTAGCTAAACGATTATGCGTAGGAGTTTCTGCGAATAAGTTTCCACTTTTTTATAAAGAAATAGAATATAGATATAACAATAAAGGAAAAATATCTGAAGAGATTGTTAGATTTCTTTGTGATCATATACCTGAGACAATAGCCAAGTAA
- a CDS encoding sensor domain-containing diguanylate cyclase, translating into MPAVAQKILAQTGDAGSGIEEIAFTISRDPSLASKTLQFANSPIWGSPRRVGTVRQAVMILGTEAVRSLVLSFYLVATEQWCGRNSTFHRRFWERSLAVAVATASLSRLIQGVEQEKVFLSGLLANIGEVFLVERFSRAVGCDILDSSFSGGQQAVFWDGLSKEDHGELGAEVGEVWNLPRFLTTVMRYHTSPESLRGGEPGVKMLVDLVFLGEFAAGIWIARASRPTVDRFVGLTSELLGIENFEPDDFFKKIGNEVEQTAEIFGIRRRPKLSNEDLLQKSLLRLGQINAKHLSRIHELEKEYNQALAQARVLENENLKLQALANVDGLTKAYNHRFFKEFLSQEVQRAARQGCFISLILMDVDNFKPLNDSYGHQVGDAILRELCQVTKRAIREYDLLARYGGEEFAVVLPETDLVEAARIAERIRNLVQEHIFDCRGNLIKITLSLGVAAFRPKPDERISSLLIESADQSMLQAKLNGKNCVVVSA; encoded by the coding sequence TTGCCCGCAGTGGCTCAGAAAATTTTAGCCCAAACGGGCGATGCGGGATCTGGGATTGAGGAAATTGCATTTACCATCTCCCGTGACCCTTCCCTTGCCAGCAAGACGCTTCAATTTGCAAACTCTCCAATTTGGGGTTCTCCCAGACGGGTGGGCACAGTCAGGCAAGCGGTAATGATCCTTGGGACCGAAGCTGTCCGAAGTTTGGTTTTATCCTTTTATCTGGTGGCGACGGAGCAATGGTGTGGGAGAAATTCCACTTTTCACCGCCGGTTTTGGGAACGTTCTCTTGCCGTTGCTGTCGCGACAGCTTCCCTTTCCAGATTGATTCAGGGCGTTGAGCAGGAAAAGGTTTTTCTTTCTGGTTTATTGGCCAATATTGGTGAGGTCTTCCTAGTGGAGAGGTTTTCCAGGGCTGTTGGGTGTGACATTTTAGATTCATCCTTTTCTGGTGGGCAACAAGCCGTGTTTTGGGACGGATTATCTAAGGAGGATCATGGCGAGTTAGGCGCTGAGGTCGGGGAAGTATGGAATCTTCCAAGGTTTTTGACTACGGTCATGCGATATCACACGTCACCTGAGTCTCTCCGGGGGGGGGAGCCTGGGGTGAAAATGTTGGTTGATCTAGTTTTTCTTGGGGAATTTGCTGCGGGAATATGGATTGCGAGGGCATCAAGACCAACTGTAGATCGGTTTGTTGGACTAACGAGCGAATTACTTGGAATTGAGAATTTTGAACCAGACGATTTTTTTAAAAAAATCGGGAATGAAGTGGAGCAAACGGCAGAAATTTTTGGCATCCGTAGAAGGCCGAAGTTGTCTAATGAAGACTTGCTTCAAAAGTCTCTTCTTCGTTTAGGTCAGATCAATGCCAAGCATCTATCCAGAATTCACGAACTGGAAAAGGAATATAATCAGGCATTGGCACAGGCCAGGGTGTTGGAGAATGAAAATCTCAAACTCCAGGCCCTCGCAAATGTGGACGGGTTAACTAAGGCATACAACCATAGGTTTTTTAAAGAGTTTCTCTCGCAGGAAGTTCAAAGAGCCGCCAGGCAGGGCTGCTTTATTAGCTTGATTCTAATGGATGTTGACAATTTTAAGCCTCTTAATGATTCCTACGGTCATCAAGTTGGGGATGCCATCTTGAGAGAGCTATGTCAGGTTACCAAAAGGGCTATTCGCGAATATGATCTTTTGGCTCGCTATGGAGGGGAGGAGTTTGCCGTCGTTTTGCCTGAGACGGACCTCGTGGAGGCTGCAAGAATTGCCGAACGTATCCGGAATCTTGTGCAAGAGCATATTTTTGATTGCAGAGGGAATCTGATTAAAATTACTCTCAGCCTAGGAGTGGCAGCCTTCCGCCCGAAGCCAGATGAACGGATTTCGAGTCTGCTCATTGAATCCGCCGACCAGTCTATGCTCCAAGCCAAACTAAATGGGAAAAATTGTGTTGTCGTAAGTGCATAA
- a CDS encoding GFA family protein: MTRTYQGSCHCGAVHFEADIDLGQGTFKCNCSICIKGRNWLAMVKPEQFRLQSGEADLTDYQFGRKVIHHLFCRRCGIRAFGWADAPEFGGKSYAVNLLCLDDLNPEELLAAPVSYVDGRNDNWQSPPAETSHL; the protein is encoded by the coding sequence ATGACCAGAACCTACCAGGGAAGCTGTCACTGCGGCGCGGTCCACTTCGAGGCGGACATCGACCTCGGGCAGGGCACTTTCAAGTGCAACTGTTCGATCTGCATCAAGGGGAGAAACTGGCTCGCCATGGTCAAGCCCGAACAGTTCCGGCTGCAGTCGGGCGAAGCCGACCTTACCGATTACCAGTTCGGCCGAAAGGTCATCCACCACCTGTTCTGCCGCCGCTGTGGCATCCGCGCCTTCGGCTGGGCGGACGCCCCGGAGTTCGGCGGCAAGTCCTACGCCGTCAACCTGTTGTGCCTTGACGACCTCAACCCCGAGGAGTTGCTCGCCGCCCCCGTCAGCTATGTGGACGGACGGAATGATAACTGGCAGTCGCCACCGGCGGAGACAAGCCACCTATGA
- a CDS encoding DUF4398 domain-containing protein: protein MLMEKANPNYEGRTGMKWTNHLSALLTIGGLALAGCAGTPPPNEQIRVTKAAIVGAESAGAHQFAPLEFRSAEEKIKQAEAAMQKEDYDKARRLAEQAEVDARLAEARSRRVKTEKAAQELNQSIETLQREIERRSSP, encoded by the coding sequence ATGCTGATGGAGAAAGCCAATCCAAATTACGAAGGGAGAACGGGGATGAAATGGACAAATCATCTGAGCGCTCTGCTGACAATCGGTGGCTTGGCTCTGGCAGGTTGTGCTGGTACTCCTCCCCCCAATGAGCAGATCAGGGTCACCAAGGCGGCCATCGTCGGCGCGGAGAGTGCGGGCGCTCATCAATTCGCGCCGTTGGAATTCCGTTCTGCGGAGGAGAAAATCAAACAGGCCGAAGCAGCCATGCAAAAAGAGGATTATGATAAGGCCCGGCGACTGGCCGAACAGGCCGAGGTCGATGCCAGGTTGGCCGAAGCCAGATCCCGCCGGGTGAAAACCGAGAAGGCCGCCCAGGAACTGAACCAGAGCATTGAAACGCTGCAGCGGGAGATCGAACGGAGGAGCAGTCCTTGA
- a CDS encoding OmpA family protein, which yields MKQSIMLKWWYWALAGVLILQLGCAKKVENQALEQARAAYSSTQSDPEVHQYAPVALTEAKEALIRAEAAWVAGGEDEVIDHYAYLARQRTALAQEVSDLHKAEAVVEKAASTRTQVLLSAREAEAQSAIQRAEEARRQAEERARAMEEAQARARQLEAELSELQAKPTQRGMVLTLGDILFDVNKAVLNPGGLRTVEKLADFLKEYPERRVMVEGFTDSTGSEDYNLQLSQRRAEAVKYALLDEGISLERIQARGFGESYPIANNESVAGRQQNRRVEVIISDEAGQIPERVQ from the coding sequence ATGAAACAGTCAATCATGCTTAAGTGGTGGTATTGGGCCCTGGCTGGAGTGCTGATCCTTCAGCTCGGTTGTGCCAAGAAGGTCGAGAATCAGGCCTTGGAACAAGCGCGGGCAGCCTACTCCTCGACCCAGAGCGATCCTGAAGTCCATCAGTATGCCCCGGTGGCGCTCACCGAGGCCAAAGAGGCTCTCATCAGGGCGGAGGCAGCCTGGGTAGCCGGGGGTGAAGACGAAGTGATCGATCATTACGCCTATCTTGCCCGGCAGCGGACCGCCCTCGCCCAGGAGGTCTCCGACCTGCACAAGGCCGAGGCCGTAGTGGAAAAGGCCGCCTCCACGCGCACCCAAGTCCTGCTCAGCGCCCGGGAAGCCGAGGCCCAAAGTGCGATCCAGCGGGCCGAAGAGGCACGACGGCAGGCAGAGGAGCGGGCCCGCGCCATGGAAGAGGCCCAGGCGCGAGCCCGACAGCTCGAAGCGGAACTCTCCGAACTGCAGGCCAAACCGACCCAACGGGGAATGGTCCTGACCCTGGGGGACATACTTTTCGACGTCAACAAGGCCGTCCTCAACCCGGGCGGACTGCGCACCGTGGAAAAACTGGCGGATTTTCTAAAGGAATATCCCGAGCGCAGGGTGATGGTCGAAGGGTTTACCGACAGCACCGGTTCGGAAGACTACAATCTTCAGCTTTCCCAGCGGCGTGCCGAGGCGGTAAAATACGCGCTGCTGGATGAAGGGATCAGCCTGGAGCGCATCCAGGCCCGAGGCTTCGGAGAATCCTACCCCATCGCCAACAATGAATCGGTGGCCGGGCGGCAGCAGAACCGGAGGGTGGAAGTAATCATCAGCGATGAGGCGGGCCAGATACCCGAACGGGTTCAGTAA
- a CDS encoding outer membrane protein: protein MHRITFALLPLLLFLLSTPTARAATTDYLGGQVSAVFLEDSGNSYDKLNLRLDSEYDTGLGLAAIFGKKYDNGFRVEGELGYRTNDVSEIKDATQSYAFDGDISVFSFLFNTFFDIRNPSPVTPYFGGGAGIALVLLDVNLAAFSIDDDTTVFAYQLGAGVGVDITPQFTLDLGYRYFATGDPRIEDEDGAKFKTEYDSHNLMAGFRVAF from the coding sequence ATGCACCGCATCACCTTCGCCCTGCTCCCGCTGCTGCTGTTTCTGCTCAGCACCCCCACGGCCCGCGCCGCCACCACCGACTACCTCGGGGGGCAGGTGAGCGCCGTGTTCCTGGAAGATTCCGGCAACAGCTACGACAAGCTCAACCTGCGCCTCGACAGCGAATACGACACCGGCCTCGGCCTGGCGGCGATTTTCGGCAAGAAATACGACAACGGCTTCCGGGTCGAGGGTGAGCTGGGCTACCGCACCAATGATGTCAGCGAAATCAAAGATGCTACGCAGAGCTACGCCTTTGATGGTGACATTTCGGTTTTCAGCTTCTTGTTCAACACCTTTTTTGATATCCGCAATCCCTCACCGGTAACCCCCTATTTCGGCGGCGGCGCCGGCATCGCCCTGGTTCTGCTCGACGTCAACCTCGCCGCCTTCTCTATCGACGACGACACCACGGTCTTCGCCTACCAGCTCGGTGCCGGTGTCGGCGTGGACATCACCCCCCAGTTCACCCTGGATCTCGGCTACCGCTACTTCGCCACCGGCGACCCGCGCATCGAAGATGAGGATGGTGCCAAGTTCAAGACCGAGTACGACAGCCACAACCTCATGGCCGGCTTCCGGGTGGCTTTCTAA
- the yedF gene encoding sulfurtransferase-like selenium metabolism protein YedF — protein sequence MTTLDCRAHKCPHPVVETRKLLLASPGTPLTVLVGDETARENVSRLARSQGYQVEATPSEGGFTLQLSPGTAPASTVADAPAAGKTVAFITADTLGDGNEELGRILMKNFIFTLAELDAPPDTLLFANAGVKLTTEGSEVLEALEKIACMGSDIASCGLCLEFYQLKDKLAAGRATNMLDIVETLQKAGRVIRP from the coding sequence ATGACCACCCTGGATTGCCGGGCGCACAAGTGCCCCCACCCCGTCGTCGAAACCCGCAAGCTGCTCCTCGCTTCCCCCGGCACCCCCCTGACCGTGCTGGTCGGGGACGAAACGGCCCGCGAAAACGTCAGCCGCCTGGCCCGCAGCCAGGGCTACCAGGTTGAGGCAACCCCCAGCGAGGGAGGCTTCACTCTGCAGCTGAGCCCGGGCACTGCCCCCGCCTCCACAGTCGCGGATGCACCGGCTGCGGGGAAGACCGTCGCCTTCATTACCGCCGACACCCTGGGCGACGGCAACGAGGAGCTCGGCCGGATCCTGATGAAGAACTTCATCTTCACCCTCGCCGAACTCGACGCCCCACCCGACACCCTGCTGTTCGCCAATGCCGGGGTCAAGCTCACCACCGAGGGCTCCGAAGTCCTCGAAGCTCTGGAAAAAATTGCCTGCATGGGCAGCGACATCGCCTCCTGCGGCTTGTGCCTGGAATTCTATCAGCTCAAGGACAAGCTCGCCGCGGGCCGCGCCACCAACATGCTGGATATCGTCGAAACCCTGCAGAAGGCCGGGCGGGTCATCCGCCCCTGA
- a CDS encoding outer membrane protein assembly factor BamD: MRKSRWRGWRPLLSALCLGLALAGCGDKAKDLYETAQLEERQYNPDHAAALYRQILDKHPGSPYAEKAQQRLTELEGGQ; encoded by the coding sequence ATGCGGAAATCGCGCTGGAGAGGTTGGCGCCCCCTGCTGAGCGCGCTGTGCCTGGGGCTTGCCCTGGCCGGCTGCGGCGACAAAGCCAAGGATCTCTACGAGACGGCGCAACTCGAGGAGCGTCAGTACAACCCCGACCACGCCGCTGCCCTTTACCGGCAGATTCTCGACAAACACCCCGGCTCGCCTTATGCCGAAAAAGCACAGCAGCGGCTGACCGAGCTGGAGGGCGGCCAATAG
- the rlmD gene encoding 23S rRNA (uracil(1939)-C(5))-methyltransferase RlmD → MEKKQNNARKSSRRPPAPVLEIDIEHLDEQGIGTGRSGGKQVLVAGALAGEKVAVSIEHEGQRRIIGRLRRVLQPSPERRPSPCAHANACLGCSLIHLQQPAQSAFKQRQVGEALAAYPSLRQTRVNPLWEAPQPLGYRTSAKLAFGKQRGAVRVGLYRRGSHDVVDIADCPLHHPLINRIAQTVREEVQRQNVYVYDPIRLRGLLRYLLVRVSPGANKAMVTFVTTERNFREVTHLAKWLKKKVPEVISVQQNVNPSSGNVIFGRETLRVLGAPDLIDAVGEVRLRISPTSFFQVNHDQAARIYALVRQWARLSPKDTAVDLYCGIGGIALNLARDCARVIGIEAVEEAVRNARENARMNQLPNCQFRAGDAADLVQDLSLEVEPGAVAVVNPPRSGCEREVLEALAGLQPRALIYVSCNPGTLARDLDIFAQLGYRTEEVQPVDMFPQTPHVESVARLVQAPRETKKPTHPRGKQG, encoded by the coding sequence ATGGAAAAAAAGCAGAACAACGCCAGAAAAAGCTCCCGCCGGCCCCCGGCGCCGGTGCTGGAAATCGACATCGAGCACCTCGATGAACAGGGGATCGGTACCGGCCGCAGCGGCGGCAAGCAGGTGCTGGTCGCCGGGGCCCTGGCCGGGGAAAAGGTCGCCGTAAGCATCGAGCACGAAGGCCAGCGGCGCATCATCGGCCGCCTGCGCCGAGTGCTCCAGCCCAGCCCCGAACGCCGCCCCTCGCCCTGCGCCCATGCCAACGCCTGCCTCGGCTGCTCGCTTATTCATTTGCAGCAGCCGGCCCAGAGCGCCTTCAAACAGCGGCAGGTCGGCGAGGCCCTGGCCGCCTATCCGAGTCTGCGCCAGACCAGGGTGAACCCGCTCTGGGAGGCCCCGCAGCCCCTCGGCTACCGCACCAGCGCCAAACTGGCTTTCGGCAAGCAGCGCGGCGCCGTGCGCGTCGGACTCTACCGGCGCGGCAGTCACGACGTGGTCGACATCGCCGACTGCCCGCTGCACCACCCGCTGATCAACCGCATCGCCCAGACGGTGCGCGAGGAGGTGCAACGGCAGAACGTCTACGTCTACGACCCGATCCGCCTGCGCGGGCTGCTGCGCTACCTGCTGGTAAGGGTCAGCCCGGGGGCGAACAAGGCCATGGTCACCTTCGTCACCACCGAGCGCAACTTTCGCGAGGTCACCCATCTGGCCAAGTGGCTCAAGAAAAAGGTGCCCGAGGTGATTTCCGTGCAGCAGAACGTCAACCCCTCCTCCGGCAACGTCATCTTCGGCCGCGAGACGCTGCGGGTACTCGGCGCGCCGGACCTGATCGACGCCGTCGGCGAGGTGCGCCTGCGTATCTCGCCGACCTCCTTCTTCCAGGTCAACCACGACCAGGCGGCGCGCATCTACGCGCTGGTGCGCCAGTGGGCCCGCCTGAGCCCGAAGGATACCGCCGTCGATCTGTACTGCGGCATCGGCGGGATTGCCCTCAACCTGGCCCGCGACTGCGCGCGGGTGATCGGCATCGAGGCCGTGGAGGAGGCGGTGCGCAACGCCAGGGAAAATGCCCGCATGAACCAGCTGCCGAACTGCCAGTTTCGGGCCGGCGACGCCGCCGACCTGGTGCAAGATCTCAGCCTCGAGGTTGAACCCGGCGCCGTGGCCGTGGTCAACCCGCCGCGCAGCGGTTGCGAACGCGAGGTGCTCGAAGCCCTCGCCGGCCTTCAGCCGAGGGCCCTGATCTACGTCTCCTGCAATCCCGGGACCCTGGCCCGCGACCTGGACATCTTCGCCCAACTCGGCTACCGCACCGAGGAGGTTCAGCCGGTCGACATGTTTCCCCAGACCCCGCACGTCGAGTCGGTGGCCCGCCTGGTGCAGGCCCCGCGCGAGACAAAAAAGCCCACCCACCCGCGCGGGAAACAGGGGTGA
- the ispG gene encoding flavodoxin-dependent (E)-4-hydroxy-3-methylbut-2-enyl-diphosphate synthase, producing MSRATRQITVGKVRVGGDAPVSVQSMCNTDTRDAAATLAQIGRLAEAGCEIVRCAVPDQEAARALAKICPQSPMPVIADIHFDYRLALGSLQSGVDGLRLNPGNIGERWKVEEVVKACAERRVPIRIGVNGGSLEKELLEKYGHPTAEAMVESALGHIRLLEDLGYPEIKVSLKASDIRRTVEAYRLLAAKVDYPLHIGITEAGTTWSGTIKSAVGLGTLLYEGIGDTLRVSLTGDPVEEVRVGWEILKSLGLRERGPVFVSCPTCGRCQINLIEVAEEVERRLHDLPKKITVAVMGCVVNGPGEAREADVGIAGGRGQGLLFRKGEVVRKVPQEQLADALVEEARQLAGLEGE from the coding sequence ATGTCCAGAGCGACGCGCCAGATAACCGTTGGCAAGGTGAGGGTCGGGGGGGACGCACCGGTCTCCGTCCAGTCCATGTGCAACACGGACACCCGGGACGCGGCCGCCACCCTGGCACAGATCGGGCGGCTGGCCGAGGCCGGCTGCGAGATCGTGCGCTGCGCCGTGCCTGACCAGGAGGCGGCCCGGGCGCTGGCGAAGATCTGTCCCCAGAGCCCCATGCCGGTGATCGCCGATATCCATTTCGACTATCGGCTGGCCCTCGGCTCGCTGCAGAGCGGGGTGGACGGTCTGCGGCTCAACCCGGGCAATATCGGCGAGCGCTGGAAAGTCGAAGAGGTGGTCAAGGCCTGTGCCGAGCGCCGGGTGCCGATCCGCATCGGGGTCAACGGCGGCTCCCTGGAAAAAGAGCTGCTTGAAAAGTACGGCCACCCGACTGCCGAGGCGATGGTCGAGAGCGCCCTCGGCCACATCCGCCTTCTCGAGGACCTCGGCTATCCGGAGATCAAGGTCAGCCTCAAGGCCTCGGACATCCGCCGCACCGTCGAAGCCTATCGACTGCTCGCGGCCAAGGTCGACTACCCGCTGCACATCGGCATCACCGAGGCCGGCACCACCTGGAGCGGCACCATAAAAAGCGCGGTTGGCCTGGGCACCCTGCTCTACGAGGGGATCGGCGACACTTTGCGGGTGTCGCTGACCGGGGACCCGGTCGAAGAGGTGCGGGTCGGATGGGAGATTTTGAAAAGTCTCGGGCTGCGTGAGCGCGGCCCGGTGTTCGTGAGCTGTCCCACCTGCGGCCGCTGCCAGATCAACTTGATCGAGGTGGCGGAGGAGGTGGAACGACGTCTCCATGATCTGCCAAAGAAGATCACTGTGGCGGTCATGGGGTGTGTGGTCAACGGCCCCGGGGAAGCTCGTGAGGCCGATGTCGGTATCGCCGGCGGCAGGGGGCAGGGGCTGCTGTTCCGCAAGGGGGAGGTGGTGCGCAAGGTCCCCCAGGAGCAGCTTGCCGATGCCCTGGTCGAGGAGGCCCGGCAGCTGGCCGGCCTCGAGGGAGAATAG
- a CDS encoding YceI family protein — MRHGFWMTGVRIRLAAAMIFALHWLCLPALAAESADPTEKAIYQFDPVQSRFTVRAFTGGALGMFGHDHTIAVRDFIGKVEMGPEGFDPLRLEMTVASESLTVIDRINEEDRQKIEVQMRQNVLETGRFPAIRFRSTKIERLAGEDGNYDVRLWGDLELHGVTHRIAIDGRVTVEDGLLRASGEFPLRQKPFDIEPVTLFGGLVKVENKLNVTFDIVARPQGQ; from the coding sequence ATGCGCCACGGTTTCTGGATGACTGGGGTTCGCATCCGCCTTGCCGCCGCGATGATTTTCGCCCTGCATTGGCTCTGCCTTCCGGCGCTGGCGGCGGAGTCTGCCGACCCCACGGAAAAGGCCATCTACCAGTTCGACCCGGTGCAGAGCCGCTTTACCGTGCGCGCCTTCACCGGGGGGGCTCTGGGGATGTTCGGGCATGACCACACCATTGCGGTGCGGGATTTTATCGGCAAGGTCGAAATGGGCCCCGAAGGGTTCGATCCGCTGCGCCTGGAGATGACCGTGGCCAGCGAGTCGTTGACGGTTATCGACCGGATCAACGAAGAGGATCGGCAGAAAATCGAAGTGCAGATGCGCCAGAATGTGCTCGAGACCGGCCGCTTCCCGGCGATCCGCTTTCGCAGCACCAAGATCGAGCGCCTGGCGGGGGAGGACGGCAACTACGATGTGCGGCTGTGGGGGGATCTCGAACTGCACGGGGTGACCCACCGGATCGCCATCGACGGGCGGGTGACCGTGGAAGACGGCTTGCTGCGGGCCAGCGGCGAATTCCCCCTGCGCCAGAAGCCTTTCGACATCGAACCCGTCACCCTGTTCGGCGGGTTGGTCAAGGTCGAGAACAAACTTAACGTCACCTTCGACATCGTGGCCAGGCCCCAGGGCCAGTAA
- a CDS encoding TIGR01458 family HAD-type hydrolase: protein MGALLFDLDGVIYQAGKPIEGARQTIAWVRKKGIAHLFLTNTSSRPRSALVERLARMGIEADESQILTPSVVAADWLRRRHAGPVALFVPEATQAEFTGLPLLDPGDESGAAAVVVGFLGEQWDFARLNRAFRLLMEEPRPQLIALGMSRYWRASRGLSLDVAPFVVALEHAAGVQARVLGKPAPEFFRAALETLGTPAEQTFMVGDDIRGDIEGAQRAGLQGLLVRTGKFRPTDLGLEVCPEGVLDSVADLPAWWESRRGS from the coding sequence ATGGGAGCCTTACTGTTTGACCTGGACGGGGTGATCTATCAGGCGGGAAAGCCGATCGAAGGGGCCCGGCAGACCATTGCCTGGGTCCGGAAAAAAGGGATCGCCCACCTTTTTCTGACCAATACCAGCTCACGCCCCCGCAGCGCGCTGGTCGAGAGGCTGGCGCGGATGGGGATCGAGGCGGATGAATCGCAGATCCTGACCCCGTCGGTGGTGGCCGCCGACTGGCTGCGCCGCCGCCATGCGGGCCCGGTAGCCCTGTTCGTCCCCGAGGCGACCCAGGCCGAGTTCACCGGGTTGCCGCTTCTCGACCCCGGGGATGAGAGCGGGGCGGCGGCAGTGGTTGTCGGCTTTCTGGGGGAACAGTGGGATTTCGCCCGCCTCAACCGCGCCTTCCGCCTGCTGATGGAGGAGCCCCGACCGCAGCTCATCGCCCTGGGGATGAGCCGCTACTGGCGCGCATCCCGGGGCCTGTCCCTGGATGTCGCTCCCTTCGTGGTGGCCCTGGAGCATGCCGCCGGGGTCCAGGCCAGGGTCTTGGGCAAACCCGCCCCCGAGTTCTTCCGGGCTGCGCTGGAGACCCTCGGGACGCCTGCGGAGCAGACCTTCATGGTCGGCGATGATATTCGCGGAGATATCGAGGGGGCCCAGCGGGCGGGGCTGCAAGGATTGTTGGTGCGGACGGGAAAGTTCCGGCCGACGGACCTGGGGTTGGAGGTTTGTCCCGAGGGGGTTCTGGACTCGGTGGCCGATCTTCCCGCCTGGTGGGAAAGCCGCCGGGGAAGCTGA
- a CDS encoding MgtC/SapB family protein has product MFLANTLHGSYEAMVLVKLLLSALAGGIIGVEREKHGRPAGLRTHLLVAVAACLMMVVSEAFYLKYGDLAGTGVVRLDPSRAAAQIISGIGFLGAGVILKEGVNIRGLTTAASLWMAAGLGMAFGMGLVAPAAMAAAVALASLIWLKKLEPVIQKDRYLFLTVIAENRGGIYEELEGLLTERNLRLNNIESSLDLAKCEVCYEFIITNHHRRIGRELTQAISTLAGVRRINFK; this is encoded by the coding sequence ATGTTCTTGGCAAACACTCTCCACGGCAGCTACGAGGCCATGGTCCTGGTCAAACTGCTCCTTTCCGCCCTGGCCGGTGGCATCATCGGCGTCGAGCGGGAAAAACACGGCCGCCCCGCCGGCCTGCGCACCCACCTTCTGGTGGCCGTGGCGGCCTGCCTGATGATGGTGGTCTCCGAAGCCTTCTATCTCAAGTACGGGGACCTGGCCGGCACCGGGGTGGTGCGCCTCGACCCATCGCGGGCCGCGGCGCAGATCATCTCGGGCATCGGCTTTCTCGGCGCCGGGGTGATCCTCAAGGAAGGGGTCAATATCCGCGGGCTGACCACCGCCGCCTCGCTGTGGATGGCCGCCGGCCTCGGCATGGCCTTCGGCATGGGGCTGGTCGCACCTGCGGCCATGGCCGCCGCGGTGGCCCTGGCCAGCCTGATCTGGCTGAAAAAACTCGAACCGGTCATCCAAAAAGACCGCTACCTGTTTCTGACGGTGATCGCCGAAAACCGCGGCGGAATCTACGAAGAGCTGGAGGGCCTGCTTACCGAGAGGAACCTGCGTTTGAACAATATCGAATCCAGCCTCGATCTTGCCAAATGCGAGGTCTGCTACGAGTTCATCATCACCAATCACCATCGCCGCATCGGTCGCGAGCTGACCCAGGCCATTTCCACCCTGGCCGGGGTCCGGCGGATAAACTTCAAATAG